The following proteins are co-located in the Actinomycetota bacterium genome:
- a CDS encoding proteasome subunit alpha: MSLPFYVSPEQFMKDKSDYARKGIKRGKSVMAMDYADGVLFVAENPSSTLHKISEIYDRMAFAGVGKFNDFESLRIH, from the coding sequence ATGAGCCTTCCTTTCTACGTATCGCCCGAGCAGTTCATGAAGGACAAGTCCGATTACGCCCGCAAGGGCATCAAGCGGGGTAAGTCGGTAATGGCGATGGACTACGCCGACGGGGTGTTGTTCGTGGCGGAGAACCCCTCCAGCACACTCCACAAGATCTCCGAGATCTACGACCGCATGGCCTTCGCCGGCGTCGGCAAGTTCAACGATTTCGAGAGCCTGCGCATTCACG
- the prcB gene encoding proteasome subunit beta, giving the protein MDYPHFPFDTAPGASLDSSSFSSLLRRMDVEGMPDLSGSTPLEAPHATTILALKHATGVMIAGDRRATEGYSIAHRSIEKVFRTDRWSAVAIAGSAGPAIEMTKLFQTELEHYEKIEGERLSLEGQANKLGQMIRANLMLAMQAGLVVVPLFAGYDDRAGVGRIFKYDVTGGRYEESEYWATGSGGRDARATIKKRYRPGITADDALKVALEALFDASEEDVGTGGPDVLRRIYPNIASITADGFTEYGDARIAELFQELLQERSKLGQSTEERVPGAERPVVD; this is encoded by the coding sequence ATGGACTATCCGCACTTCCCTTTCGACACCGCCCCGGGCGCCTCGTTGGATTCCTCCTCTTTCAGCAGCCTGCTGAGGCGAATGGACGTCGAAGGCATGCCGGACCTAAGCGGGTCCACACCCCTGGAGGCGCCCCACGCCACCACGATCCTGGCGCTGAAGCACGCGACAGGCGTGATGATCGCCGGCGACCGCCGGGCGACCGAGGGCTACTCGATCGCCCACCGCTCCATCGAGAAGGTTTTCCGCACCGACCGCTGGTCGGCGGTCGCCATTGCCGGGTCGGCAGGTCCTGCAATCGAGATGACCAAGCTGTTCCAGACCGAGCTCGAGCACTACGAGAAGATCGAGGGCGAACGCCTCAGCCTCGAAGGTCAGGCCAACAAACTGGGTCAGATGATCCGGGCCAACCTGATGCTCGCCATGCAGGCCGGGCTGGTGGTCGTGCCGCTGTTCGCCGGGTACGACGACCGCGCCGGAGTGGGCAGGATCTTCAAGTACGACGTCACCGGCGGCCGCTACGAGGAGAGCGAGTACTGGGCCACCGGGTCCGGCGGCCGCGACGCCCGGGCCACGATCAAGAAGCGCTACCGGCCGGGCATCACTGCCGACGACGCCCTGAAGGTCGCCCTGGAGGCCCTGTTCGACGCCTCGGAGGAGGACGTGGGCACCGGCGGGCCGGACGTGCTGCGGCGCATCTACCCGAACATCGCCTCGATAACGGCCGACGGGTTCACCGAGTACGGTGACGCCCGCATCGCCGAGCTGTTCCAGGAGCTGCTGCAGGAGCGCTCCAAGCTGGGCCAGTCCACCGAGGAGCGGGTCCCCGGAGCCGAAAGGCCGGTGGTGGACTAG